In Actinoplanes sp. NBC_00393, a single genomic region encodes these proteins:
- the dhaM gene encoding dihydroxyacetone kinase phosphoryl donor subunit DhaM produces MALVGIVLVSHSEKLADGLRDLLQQVATDEVRIEPAAGTEDGDLGTSADRIEAAVKRADTGAGVVVLADLGSAVLTARTVLEDLPPGPQLVDAPFVEGAVAAAVLASTGADLETVAGAAREARDVPKF; encoded by the coding sequence ATGGCGCTTGTGGGGATCGTGCTGGTGTCACACAGCGAGAAATTGGCGGACGGATTACGGGATCTGCTCCAGCAGGTCGCCACCGATGAGGTCCGCATCGAGCCGGCCGCCGGCACCGAGGACGGTGACCTGGGCACGTCGGCCGACCGCATCGAAGCCGCGGTGAAGCGGGCCGACACCGGCGCGGGCGTCGTCGTCCTGGCCGATCTGGGCAGCGCGGTGCTGACCGCGCGTACCGTGCTGGAGGATCTGCCGCCCGGCCCGCAGCTGGTGGACGCGCCGTTCGTGGAAGGCGCGGTGGCCGCCGCGGTGCTCGCCTCGACCGGCGCCGACCTGGAGACCGTGGCCGGCGCTGCCCGGGAGGCCCGCGATGTCCCCAAGTTCTGA
- a CDS encoding methyl-accepting chemotaxis protein: MEMGLGGLFDNRSLRTKIGAAAMTATASGLLVGGLAISTVYDLNRDTAAAQRQSLAIESSVGTYNTNIESFSANTSSLRLYPSLAADIQKNMAANQKAITAALDTLSTNLPGDATVAKAKKDWEAYVAFMSATEGSSATPEELAAGVKKYNELRAALAEDQAALKAHAAQLAEQSITDAKDAGNRATWTIGLLLAAGVLLSTLIGFRVASRVSQTVRSVSDLAERLADGDLTRTSGVQSEDEIGKMAAALDRGIGRLREDVVQLAGSVSTLQTAAGQLSSVSVAVDDAANQASAQAGTVAAAADVVSNNLQIVSAGSQEMGSAIRDISVSTSEATEVAAQAVQVAEATNAIVSRLGDSSAEIATVVKVITSIAEQTNLLALNATIEAARAGELGKGFAVVAGEVKDLAQETAKATEDISQRVQAIQADTSGAVTAIGEISTIIERINGLQLTIASAVEEQTATTQEMNRTLTEAADGAGNIAATITTVSDATRRTTDTVGDTRHAAEELTVTAGQLQAVVSRFRY; the protein is encoded by the coding sequence ATGGAAATGGGTCTGGGCGGGTTGTTCGACAACCGATCTCTACGGACGAAGATCGGTGCGGCGGCGATGACCGCGACGGCCAGTGGTCTTCTGGTCGGCGGGCTGGCCATCAGTACGGTCTACGACCTCAACCGGGATACCGCGGCTGCCCAGCGGCAGTCGCTGGCGATCGAGTCGTCGGTCGGCACGTACAACACGAACATCGAGTCGTTCAGCGCCAACACCTCTTCCCTGCGGCTCTACCCGAGCCTGGCCGCGGATATCCAGAAAAACATGGCGGCCAACCAGAAGGCGATCACCGCGGCGCTCGACACGTTGAGCACCAACCTGCCGGGCGATGCCACCGTGGCCAAGGCGAAGAAGGACTGGGAGGCCTACGTCGCCTTCATGAGCGCGACCGAGGGTAGCTCGGCCACTCCCGAGGAGCTCGCCGCGGGCGTGAAGAAGTACAACGAGTTGCGTGCGGCCCTCGCCGAGGACCAGGCGGCTCTCAAGGCGCATGCCGCGCAGCTCGCCGAGCAGAGCATCACCGACGCCAAGGACGCCGGCAACCGGGCCACCTGGACGATCGGCCTGCTGCTCGCTGCGGGTGTGCTGCTCAGCACGCTGATCGGGTTCCGGGTCGCGTCCCGGGTGAGCCAGACCGTCCGCAGCGTCTCCGACCTGGCCGAGCGGCTGGCCGACGGCGACCTGACCCGTACCTCCGGGGTGCAGAGCGAGGACGAGATCGGCAAGATGGCGGCGGCCCTGGACCGCGGCATCGGCCGCCTGCGCGAGGACGTCGTGCAGCTCGCCGGCAGCGTCAGCACGCTGCAGACCGCGGCCGGCCAGCTCAGCTCGGTCTCGGTCGCCGTCGACGACGCCGCCAACCAGGCCTCGGCGCAGGCCGGCACGGTCGCGGCCGCCGCCGACGTGGTCTCCAACAACCTGCAGATCGTCTCGGCCGGCTCGCAGGAGATGGGCTCGGCGATCCGCGACATCAGCGTCTCGACCTCCGAGGCGACCGAGGTCGCCGCCCAGGCCGTGCAGGTCGCCGAGGCGACCAACGCGATCGTGTCCCGGCTCGGCGACTCGTCTGCGGAGATCGCCACCGTGGTCAAGGTGATCACCAGCATCGCCGAGCAGACCAACCTGCTCGCGCTGAACGCGACCATCGAGGCGGCCCGGGCCGGCGAGCTGGGCAAGGGCTTCGCGGTGGTGGCCGGCGAGGTCAAGGACCTGGCCCAGGAGACCGCGAAGGCGACCGAGGACATCTCCCAGCGGGTCCAGGCGATCCAGGCCGACACCAGCGGCGCGGTCACCGCGATCGGCGAGATCTCGACGATCATCGAGCGGATCAACGGCCTGCAGCTGACCATCGCCTCGGCGGTGGAGGAGCAGACCGCCACCACGCAGGAGATGAATCGTACGCTCACCGAGGCCGCGGACGGCGCCGGCAACATCGCCGCGACCATCACCACGGTCTCCGACGCGACCCGCCGGACCACCGACACCGTCGGCGACACCCGGCACGCGGCCGAGGAGCTCACCGTCACGGCCGGCCAGCTTCAGGCGGTGGTCTCCCGGTTCCGGTACTGA
- a CDS encoding acetoacetate decarboxylase family protein: protein MYPPEPWQLRGQMFLSVFLIPRGRLPQLPPVLDAAVKPLTVGGRVAVGAAWVKYEPGGVLHYQELLSAVLVHHHGRPRVSIIDIWVDSVASREGGRRLWGIPKELAEFRIDADDEPLVDASATLPGPVPPPGLPGAAPEPAAPFASALVRLKGRLPGRFPLGFSVAQALGEQVRHTPVRGRAGLRTANAAWRPDPDGPLGYLAARRPVLSLAVTDFWLTFGRTATDRARSGSPKGRAAS, encoded by the coding sequence ATGTACCCGCCCGAACCGTGGCAGTTGCGCGGTCAGATGTTCCTGTCGGTCTTCCTGATTCCCCGGGGGCGGCTCCCGCAGCTGCCCCCGGTTCTCGATGCCGCGGTCAAGCCCCTCACAGTGGGCGGCCGGGTCGCGGTCGGCGCCGCCTGGGTGAAGTACGAGCCCGGCGGCGTCCTGCATTACCAGGAGCTGCTCAGCGCCGTCCTGGTGCACCACCACGGCCGTCCGCGGGTGAGCATCATCGACATCTGGGTGGACAGCGTCGCCTCCCGGGAGGGCGGCCGGCGGCTCTGGGGCATCCCCAAGGAGCTGGCCGAGTTCCGGATCGACGCCGACGACGAGCCACTGGTCGACGCGTCGGCCACCCTGCCCGGCCCGGTCCCCCCGCCCGGCCTGCCCGGTGCCGCCCCGGAGCCGGCGGCGCCGTTCGCGTCGGCCCTGGTCCGGCTGAAGGGCCGGCTGCCGGGCCGGTTCCCGCTGGGCTTCTCGGTGGCGCAGGCGCTCGGCGAGCAGGTCCGGCACACCCCGGTGCGCGGCCGGGCCGGATTGCGTACGGCGAACGCGGCCTGGCGGCCGGATCCGGACGGCCCGCTCGGCTACCTGGCCGCCCGCCGTCCGGTGCTCAGCCTGGCCGTCACCGACTTCTGGCTGACCTTCGGCCGGACCGCCACCGACCGGGCCCGCTCCGGCTCACCGAAGGGTCGCGCTGCTTCCTGA
- the dhaK gene encoding dihydroxyacetone kinase subunit DhaK, whose amino-acid sequence MKKFINDPADVVAEALAGIAAAHPGELRVHTTEQYIARADAPRPGKVALVSGGGSGHEPLHGGFVGAGMLDAACPGEVFTSPVPDQILAATKAVDGGAGVVHVVKNYTGDVMNFQLAAELAADEGITVESVLVDDDIAVEDSTWTAGRRGTGATLLVEKIAGARAEEGGKLGEVAAIGREVNTASASFAYALTAGTTPAAGRPGFDLPADEIEVGVGIHGEPGRRREKLRPAKELVRSALDAILEAKPVDRGDRVILLVNGLGGTPLLELYLVYGEVAKVLEERGITIARRLVGNYVTSLDMAGLSLTVTRVTDEMLRLWDAPVRTPGLRWGA is encoded by the coding sequence GTGAAGAAATTCATCAACGATCCCGCCGACGTGGTGGCCGAGGCGCTCGCCGGAATCGCCGCCGCCCACCCCGGCGAGCTGCGCGTCCACACCACCGAGCAGTACATTGCGCGTGCCGATGCGCCGCGCCCCGGCAAGGTCGCGCTGGTGTCCGGCGGCGGCTCCGGCCACGAGCCGTTGCACGGCGGTTTCGTCGGCGCCGGGATGCTCGACGCCGCCTGCCCCGGCGAGGTGTTCACCTCCCCGGTGCCGGACCAGATCCTCGCCGCCACGAAGGCCGTCGACGGCGGCGCCGGGGTGGTGCACGTGGTCAAGAACTACACCGGCGACGTGATGAACTTCCAGCTCGCCGCGGAGCTCGCCGCCGACGAGGGGATCACCGTGGAGTCGGTGCTCGTCGACGACGACATCGCGGTGGAGGACTCGACCTGGACGGCCGGCCGCCGCGGCACCGGCGCCACCCTGCTGGTCGAGAAGATCGCCGGGGCACGCGCCGAGGAGGGCGGCAAGCTGGGCGAGGTCGCGGCGATCGGGCGCGAGGTCAACACGGCGTCCGCCTCTTTCGCGTACGCGCTGACCGCCGGAACCACCCCCGCCGCCGGCCGGCCCGGTTTCGACCTGCCGGCGGACGAGATCGAGGTCGGCGTCGGCATCCACGGCGAGCCCGGCCGCCGCCGCGAGAAGCTGCGCCCGGCGAAGGAGCTGGTCCGTTCGGCGCTCGACGCGATTCTCGAGGCCAAGCCGGTGGATCGCGGCGACCGGGTGATCCTGCTGGTCAACGGCCTGGGCGGCACCCCGCTGCTGGAGCTCTACCTGGTCTACGGCGAGGTCGCGAAGGTGCTGGAGGAGCGCGGGATCACGATCGCCCGCCGGCTGGTCGGCAACTACGTGACGAGCCTGGACATGGCCGGGCTGTCGCTCACCGTCACCCGGGTGACCGACGAGATGCTCCGCCTGTGGGACGCCCCGGTGCGTACCCCCGGCCTGCGCTGGGGTGCGTGA
- a CDS encoding HPr family phosphocarrier protein, producing MSPSSETTVVLRAALHARPAGAVVRAAAGFTAKIEIRYGERSAAATSALRLMSLGADAGSTVTVHAEGDDAEAAAAAVAEALASAT from the coding sequence ATGTCCCCAAGTTCTGAGACCACGGTCGTGCTGCGGGCGGCCCTGCATGCCCGGCCGGCGGGCGCGGTGGTGCGGGCCGCCGCCGGCTTCACCGCGAAGATCGAGATCCGGTACGGCGAGAGGTCCGCGGCCGCCACCAGCGCCCTGCGCTTGATGTCCCTGGGCGCCGACGCCGGCAGCACAGTCACCGTGCACGCCGAGGGCGACGACGCCGAAGCCGCAGCCGCCGCAGTGGCCGAAGCCCTGGCCTCGGCCACGTGA
- the dhaL gene encoding dihydroxyacetone kinase subunit DhaL: MDVALALAWLRASAGAVAAESDRLTRLDSAIGDGDHGVNLNRGFAAVVAALDGTPPDAVGAVFVKAGTTLISKVGGASGPLYGSALRALGKALPPGTEVELPALAGGLNAGLEAVRKLGGAEPGDKTIVDAYRPALDAFEEAVSGGADLAEAAAAAARAADEGARATTAMQARKGRASYLGERSVGHQDPGATSTALIFQALADVTG, encoded by the coding sequence GTGGACGTCGCTCTCGCTCTCGCCTGGCTGCGTGCCTCCGCCGGCGCTGTCGCCGCCGAGTCCGACCGGCTCACCCGGCTGGACTCGGCGATCGGCGACGGCGACCACGGGGTGAACCTGAACCGGGGGTTCGCCGCGGTCGTCGCCGCCCTCGACGGGACCCCGCCGGACGCGGTCGGCGCCGTGTTCGTGAAGGCCGGCACCACGCTGATCTCCAAAGTGGGCGGCGCCTCCGGCCCGCTGTACGGCAGTGCCCTGCGCGCCCTCGGCAAGGCGCTGCCACCGGGGACCGAGGTGGAGTTGCCCGCGCTGGCCGGTGGACTGAACGCCGGCTTGGAGGCGGTCCGCAAGCTGGGCGGAGCGGAGCCGGGCGACAAGACCATCGTGGACGCCTACCGGCCGGCGCTCGACGCCTTCGAGGAGGCGGTCTCGGGCGGTGCCGACCTGGCCGAGGCGGCCGCGGCGGCGGCCCGGGCGGCGGACGAGGGCGCCCGCGCGACCACGGCCATGCAGGCTCGTAAGGGCCGGGCCTCCTATCTCGGTGAGCGCAGCGTCGGCCACCAGGATCCGGGCGCCACCTCCACCGCACTGATCTTCCAGGCGCTCGCCGACGTGACCGGATGA